One genomic segment of Drosophila melanogaster chromosome 3L includes these proteins:
- the nbs gene encoding nbs, isoform D (unusual splice): MFVLTKDDEKFVLFPGKKVYTIGRLATDLIVAQDLSISRNHAQLLIQTEADGDDTLHIEDLGSRYGTFIFPKNSQKPRKVPAKTSTPLPVGTRLRFGANMSIWQVTQLKLVTTVSALTRSEVQELTKMLEPMGGTVTSNWTEECSHLTMNEVSVTVKLLHAMLENKPIVTFPYWRKMLQAAQSIHVKEGWPQPEDYQPTNIDVTWRPERTRLFAGKTFVFMNRKHFDMYGSVVQKAGATCKDINSGVRKTFLTKSDVIVIQYVPSSQSQATESINSIQDILEQNGRRIIQEYEIGMALIHCSITEFCNPTHKFISDSLPTTESVTSSMAFNSSIIVPNTERHSAQSNATPISELVVPESIECEMEQDASKPHSEDQASLRKRSHASTVDSSDEEKKSTLSKRAKSDIATKLTMKSKNAILLDSSLEEDVTPAPAPAPVQRVTRQSKAIAEEKSVHPPVPAASKHITRKTKQVFCVDSSDEENENARKPKETPAPTIPSMAKKKTEAPVATRISPRLNGKSLATNITNQPADKHAVPAKRPVLSVASSDEEDEGDLFQFRKSPQKPAETVVQPRIAGKGNAPARISVVDFLEKSQAQEPAPVPPQLESQSQTQPRKRLRLELLNESDSDDCDNLFNFADSKKKRKTQEAQRNDDSTDGLFNFNSERPSDHDDEDSRLTEPFVPETESKKQSKYIVAPRRDRPKKVDISGWLSCSRLNDNIKSEIDADSVKMETSIKADPDEEQWLAAMKDSIEVRMCNLNIVIRSQEEVDASLEDSVNKHGGRKNFKKFVKTKNPHPQKRIVALKSLRLADGMVTCV, from the exons ATGTTTGTTTTGACTAAAG ATGACGAAAAGTTTGTGTTGTTTCCTGGCAAAAAGGTGTACACCATTGGTCGCCTGGCCACGGATTTAATTGTTGCGCAGGACCTCAGTATAAGTCGCAATCATGCCCAGCTGCTCATCCAAACGGAAGCGGATGGCGATGACACCCTGCATATCGAGGACCTTGGCTCCAGATATGGCACTTTCATTTTCCCCAAGAATTCCCAAAAGCCGCGCAAGGTGCCTGCCAAAACATCGACTCCATTGCCTGTGGGCACACGCTTGCGATTTGGCGCAAACATGAGCATTTGGCAGGTGACCCAACTGAAGTTGGTTACAACTGTCTCCGCATTAACGCGTTCCGAGGTCCAGGAGCTCACGAAGATGCTTGAACCCATGGGCGGCACGGTCACTTCGAACTGGACCGAAGAGTGCTCCCATCTAACCATGAACGAAGTTTCGGTGACCGTGAAACTACTGCACGCTATGCTCGAGAATAAGCCGATTGTGACATTCCCCTACTGGCGAAAGATGCTGCAGGCAGCGCAGAGCATCCATGTCAAGGAGGGCTGGCCTCAGCCGGAGGATTACCAGCCCACCAACATAGATGTCACCTGGCGTCCTGAGCGTACCCGTCTCTTCGCCGGCAAGACATTCGTCTTCATGAACCGCAAACACTTTGATATGTACGGATCAGTTGTGCAGAAGGCTGGAGCCACGTGCAAGGACATCAATTCGGGTGTGCGCAAAACATTCCTAACAAAGAGTGATGTGATAGTCATACAGTATGTGCCATCGTCCCAGTCGCAGGCCACTGAATCAATCAATAGTATACAAG atattttgGAACAGAATGGTCGACGTATTATCCAGGAGTACGAGATTGGCATGGCCCTAATACATTGCTCTATAACAGAATTCTGCAACCCAACGCACAAGTTCATCTCCGATTCATTGCCCACCACGGAGTCTGTAACTTCCTCGATGGCCTTTAACTCTTCGATCATTGTGCCCAACACGGAACGCCACTCGGCGCAATccaatgccacgcccatttcCGAACTGGTGGTGCCTGAGTCAATTGAATGTGAAATGGAACAAGATGCTTCTAAGCCCCATTCGGAGGACCAAGCTTCTTTGCGTAAGCGGAGTCATGCCTCAACAGTTGACTCCTCGGACGAGGAGAAGAAATCAACATTGTCTAAGCGAGCTAAATCGGATATCGCTACGAAACTGACCATGAAATCAAAGAATGCCATATTGTTGGACTCGTCTTTGGAAGAAGATGTGACACCAGCTCCGGCGCCTGCTCCAGTTCAACGAGTAACAAGGCAGAGCAAAGCCATCGCTGAGGAGAAATCCGTACATCCACCTGTTCCAGCTGCGAGTAAGCACATAACACGGAAGACCAAACAGGTTTTTTGTGTTGACTCATCGGATGAGGAGAACGAAAATGCTCGGAAACCAAAAGAAACGCCAGCTCCAACTATCCCTTCGATGGCCAAGAAGAAAACGGAAGCACCCGTTGCCACCAGGATTTCACCACGACTCAATGGGAAATCATTGGCCACAAATATTACCAACCAACCGGCTGACAAACATGCAGTGCCTGCAAAACGTCCTGTTTTATCGGTGGCCTCGAGTGACGAAGAAGATGAAGGGGACCTATTTCAATTCCGTAAATCTCCACAGAAGCCAGCAGAGACTGTGGTTCAGCCAAGAATCGCAGGCAAAGGCAATGCACCTGCCAGAATCAGTGTAGTCGACTTTCTAGAGAAATCACAGGCACAAGAACCAGCTCCAGTGCCACCCCAATTGGAGTCCCAATCCCAGACACAACCGCGCAAGCGTTTACGCCTTGAGCTGCTAAACGAAAGCGACAGCGATGATTGTGATAATCTTTTTAACTTTGCAGACAgcaaaaagaaacgaaagaCGCAAGAGGCTCAGAGAAATGATGACTCCACGGATGGCTTGTTTAACTTCAACTCTGAAAGACCGTCTGATCATGATGACGAGGATTCCCGGTTAACCGAACCATTTGTACCCGAAACGGAAAGCAAGAAGCAATCCAAGTACATAGTGGCACCGCGTAGAGATAGACCCAAGAAAGTGGACATCAGTGGTTGGTTATCGTGTAGCAGGCTAAACGATAATATCAAATCCGAAATAGATGCAGACTCAGTTAAGATGGAAACCTCTATTAAGGCGGATCCCGATGAGGAGCAATGGCTGGCCGCCATGAAAGACAGCATTGAGGTGCGCATGTGCAACTTAAACATTGTCATTCGCTCCCAGGAGGAAGTGGATGCTTCTCTTGAGGATTCTGTGAACAAGCATGGCGGCCGCAAGAACTTTAAGAAGTTTGTAAAG ACCAAAAATCCTCATCCCCAAAAGCGAATTGTTGCGCTTAAGAGTCTTCGGCTGGCTGATGGTATGGTAACCTGTGTTTAA
- the nbs gene encoding nbs, isoform E — protein sequence MFVLTKDDEKFVLFPGKKVYTIGRLATDLIVAQDLSISRNHAQLLIQTEADGDDTLHIEDLGSRYGTFIFPKNSQKPRKVPAKTSTPLPVGTRLRFGANMSIWQVTQLKLVTTVSALTRSEVQELTKMLEPMGGTVTSNWTEECSHLTMNEVSVTVKLLHAMLENKPIVTFPYWRKMLQAAQSIHVKEGWPQPEDYQPTNIDVTWRPERTRLFAGKTFVFMNRKHFDMYGSVVQKAGATCKDINSGVRKTFLTKSDVIVIQYVPSSQSQATESINSIQDRYILEQNGRRIIQEYEIGMALIHCSITEFCNPTHKFISDSLPTTESVTSSMAFNSSIIVPNTERHSAQSNATPISELVVPESIECEMEQDASKPHSEDQASLRKRSHASTVDSSDEEKKSTLSKRAKSDIATKLTMKSKNAILLDSSLEEDVTPAPAPAPVQRVTRQSKAIAEEKSVHPPVPAASKHITRKTKQVFCVDSSDEENENARKPKETPAPTIPSMAKKKTEAPVATRISPRLNGKSLATNITNQPADKHAVPAKRPVLSVASSDEEDEGDLFQFRKSPQKPAETVVQPRIAGKGNAPARISVVDFLEKSQAQEPAPVPPQLESQSQTQPRKRLRLELLNESDSDDCDNLFNFADSKKKRKTQEAQRNDDSTDGLFNFNSERPSDHDDEDSRLTEPFVPETESKKQSKYIVAPRRDRPKKVDISGWLSCSRLNDNIKSEIDADSVKMETSIKADPDEEQWLAAMKDSIEVRMCNLNIVIRSQEEVDASLEDSVNKHGGRKNFKKFVKTKNPHPQKRIVALKSLRLADGMVTCV from the exons ATGTTTGTTTTGACTAAAG ATGACGAAAAGTTTGTGTTGTTTCCTGGCAAAAAGGTGTACACCATTGGTCGCCTGGCCACGGATTTAATTGTTGCGCAGGACCTCAGTATAAGTCGCAATCATGCCCAGCTGCTCATCCAAACGGAAGCGGATGGCGATGACACCCTGCATATCGAGGACCTTGGCTCCAGATATGGCACTTTCATTTTCCCCAAGAATTCCCAAAAGCCGCGCAAGGTGCCTGCCAAAACATCGACTCCATTGCCTGTGGGCACACGCTTGCGATTTGGCGCAAACATGAGCATTTGGCAGGTGACCCAACTGAAGTTGGTTACAACTGTCTCCGCATTAACGCGTTCCGAGGTCCAGGAGCTCACGAAGATGCTTGAACCCATGGGCGGCACGGTCACTTCGAACTGGACCGAAGAGTGCTCCCATCTAACCATGAACGAAGTTTCGGTGACCGTGAAACTACTGCACGCTATGCTCGAGAATAAGCCGATTGTGACATTCCCCTACTGGCGAAAGATGCTGCAGGCAGCGCAGAGCATCCATGTCAAGGAGGGCTGGCCTCAGCCGGAGGATTACCAGCCCACCAACATAGATGTCACCTGGCGTCCTGAGCGTACCCGTCTCTTCGCCGGCAAGACATTCGTCTTCATGAACCGCAAACACTTTGATATGTACGGATCAGTTGTGCAGAAGGCTGGAGCCACGTGCAAGGACATCAATTCGGGTGTGCGCAAAACATTCCTAACAAAGAGTGATGTGATAGTCATACAGTATGTGCCATCGTCCCAGTCGCAGGCCACTGAATCAATCAATAGTATACAAGATAGGT atattttgGAACAGAATGGTCGACGTATTATCCAGGAGTACGAGATTGGCATGGCCCTAATACATTGCTCTATAACAGAATTCTGCAACCCAACGCACAAGTTCATCTCCGATTCATTGCCCACCACGGAGTCTGTAACTTCCTCGATGGCCTTTAACTCTTCGATCATTGTGCCCAACACGGAACGCCACTCGGCGCAATccaatgccacgcccatttcCGAACTGGTGGTGCCTGAGTCAATTGAATGTGAAATGGAACAAGATGCTTCTAAGCCCCATTCGGAGGACCAAGCTTCTTTGCGTAAGCGGAGTCATGCCTCAACAGTTGACTCCTCGGACGAGGAGAAGAAATCAACATTGTCTAAGCGAGCTAAATCGGATATCGCTACGAAACTGACCATGAAATCAAAGAATGCCATATTGTTGGACTCGTCTTTGGAAGAAGATGTGACACCAGCTCCGGCGCCTGCTCCAGTTCAACGAGTAACAAGGCAGAGCAAAGCCATCGCTGAGGAGAAATCCGTACATCCACCTGTTCCAGCTGCGAGTAAGCACATAACACGGAAGACCAAACAGGTTTTTTGTGTTGACTCATCGGATGAGGAGAACGAAAATGCTCGGAAACCAAAAGAAACGCCAGCTCCAACTATCCCTTCGATGGCCAAGAAGAAAACGGAAGCACCCGTTGCCACCAGGATTTCACCACGACTCAATGGGAAATCATTGGCCACAAATATTACCAACCAACCGGCTGACAAACATGCAGTGCCTGCAAAACGTCCTGTTTTATCGGTGGCCTCGAGTGACGAAGAAGATGAAGGGGACCTATTTCAATTCCGTAAATCTCCACAGAAGCCAGCAGAGACTGTGGTTCAGCCAAGAATCGCAGGCAAAGGCAATGCACCTGCCAGAATCAGTGTAGTCGACTTTCTAGAGAAATCACAGGCACAAGAACCAGCTCCAGTGCCACCCCAATTGGAGTCCCAATCCCAGACACAACCGCGCAAGCGTTTACGCCTTGAGCTGCTAAACGAAAGCGACAGCGATGATTGTGATAATCTTTTTAACTTTGCAGACAgcaaaaagaaacgaaagaCGCAAGAGGCTCAGAGAAATGATGACTCCACGGATGGCTTGTTTAACTTCAACTCTGAAAGACCGTCTGATCATGATGACGAGGATTCCCGGTTAACCGAACCATTTGTACCCGAAACGGAAAGCAAGAAGCAATCCAAGTACATAGTGGCACCGCGTAGAGATAGACCCAAGAAAGTGGACATCAGTGGTTGGTTATCGTGTAGCAGGCTAAACGATAATATCAAATCCGAAATAGATGCAGACTCAGTTAAGATGGAAACCTCTATTAAGGCGGATCCCGATGAGGAGCAATGGCTGGCCGCCATGAAAGACAGCATTGAGGTGCGCATGTGCAACTTAAACATTGTCATTCGCTCCCAGGAGGAAGTGGATGCTTCTCTTGAGGATTCTGTGAACAAGCATGGCGGCCGCAAGAACTTTAAGAAGTTTGTAAAG ACCAAAAATCCTCATCCCCAAAAGCGAATTGTTGCGCTTAAGAGTCTTCGGCTGGCTGATGGTATGGTAACCTGTGTTTAA
- the defl gene encoding deflated, which yields MSHLTGTRVSTFNESFLNENEHDSNAVLMELDKGLRSTKQGIQCEAVVRFPRLFEKYPFPILINSSFIKLADYFVSGSNLLRFWVLRVCQQSENHLDKILNIDSFVRCIFVVMHSNDPVARALLLRTLGAVSRVIPEKQQVHHAIRRALDSHDTVEVEAAIYASSCFAAQSSSFAISMCAKISDMIESLQVPVPMKLLLIPVLRHMHHEATTASLVSRLCMDLLPKYPAQSFVVAIIDTLTQLSSRTLVGVPGQLDVLLDFMQDLRTPVRIQVLRSFNELAGRQSVHAWPKPAIKALIDRFELCTNSKEQFLFLSILLKLSECPLTCQQLLREHRVALLRLCIQCISKLDDYTTATQAMAVLSVLVAFGLKKKGSGEQVDDILHMVNLHMEGLLLCTAKRSECTRDLRRVLTYGIRITKANAEFGTSFIGIVTNSLGDKGAYPPANAELMCEALAGLCEHFQLRKYAFSTAEDLIVDENAMDTDELPPPKINPMLARLPLILHKLNTIIDQENCDQQLRSVEILSSLVLQTTMGCYLPQKVVQCFEKCLGRLNCWTLYRIARTASRYGHHYVAAHIYTKVSQIVISDHMHYFLVALSQISQAECILNYGLEYAYMRDNYAPKVAPEPLIPLMKRLEMASNLYQQALASLRAGSSPQHPCTFQLEYLKIRAQFLQTLHLAVTVKNAQVIVPPPAIAGSLAQNSRDYLQKFGHVTNQLRKLVKALKACEETYARLYKSSFDADHVTLEFLEVAEFQCALFAHIIESICYATPPEPPVFLTTGDHPETRYFAASCQRMEQMQKNLPQEPANAKTISNRHLDVIIAQIEIITKTPLCLPRYFFQILQSTQIKLSVSPQPRSATEPVNVQSGSNLVIKVEGVLQHFSKQKKHFRRVESVQLSLTSQLITPPPRSSQELPKQGANDTVTLNQIVKPQRDFLSGSFLLPISNGGHFQVTLETFVVDENGITWCTGPKSSMVVRVLEDPSKQGAPAPSTSQAVGQTRRF from the exons ATGTCTCACCTGACCGGCACCCGCGTGAGCACCTTCAACGAGAGCTTCCTTAACGAAAATGAGCACGACTCGAATGCGGTGCTCATGGAACTGGACAAGGGACTGCGGAGCACCAAGCAGGGAATCCAGTGCGAGGCGGTCGTCCGCTTTCCGCGCCTCTTCGAGAAGTATCCGTTTCCCATTCTCATCAACTCGTCGTTCATTAAGCTGGCCGATTACTTTGTCAGCGGATCGAATCTGCTGCGCTTCTGGGTGCTCCGTGTTTGCCAGCAGAGCGAGAATCATCTGGACAAGATCCTCAACATTGACAGCTTTGTGCGCTGTATCTTTGTGGTGATGCACTCCAACGATCCGGTGGCGCGTGCTCTCCTCCTGCGCACCTTGGGCGCCGTTTCCCGTGTGATTCCCGAGAAGCAACAGGTTCATCATGCCATTCGACGTGCTCTGGATAGCCACGATACCGTCGAGGTGGAGGCTGCCATCTATGCCAGCAGCTGCTTTGCCGCCCAGTCAAGTTCCTTTGCCATCAGCATGTGCGCCAAGATTTCGGACATGATCGAATCGCTTCAGGTGCCGGTGCCAATGAAGCTGCTCCTGATTCCCGTGTTGCGACACATGCATCACGAGGCTACCACAGCGTCACTGGTTAGCAGACTGTGCATGGATCTGCTGCCCAAATATCCAGCCCAGAGCTTTGTGGTGGCCATCATAGACACGCTCACTCAATTGTCATCACGAACGCTGGTGGGAGTGCCCGGTCAGCTGGATGTTCTGCTGGATTTCATGCAGGACTTAAGGACACCAGTACGCATACAGGTGCTGCGATCTTTCAACGAGTTGGCCGGACGTCAGAGCGTTCATGCCTGGCCCAAGCCAGCCATCAAAGCGCTCATTGATCGTTTTGAATTGTGTACCAATTCCAAGGAGCAGTTCCTCTTCCTCTCAATCCTGCTGAAGTTAAGCGAGTGCCCGCTTACTTGCCAGCAGCTGCTTCGCGAGCATCGCGTAGCCCTGCTCCGTTTGTGCATCCAGTGCATTAGCAAGCTGGACGACTACACCACCGCCACTCAGGCCATGGCAGTTTTGTCGGTTCTAGTagcatttggtttaaaaaaaaagggcagcGGCGAGCAGGTGGACGATATTCTTCATATGGTCAACCTGCACATGGAAGGATTGCTCCTTTGCACGGCCAAGCGGTCGGAGTGCACCCGCGATCTCCGTAGGGTGCTGACATACGGTATAAGGATCACTAAAGCCAACGCTGAATTTGGAACATCCTTCATTGGGATCGTGACCAATAGCCTGGGAGATAAGGGTGCCTATCCGCCAGCCAATGCGGAACTTATGTGCGAGGCACTGGCGGGTCTGTGTGAGCACTTTCAGCTGCGTAAGTACGCCTTTTCCACCGCAGAAGATTTGATAGTAGACGAAAACGCGATGGACACCGATGAGTTGCCCCCGCCCAAG ATAAATCCCATGCTAGCTCGTTTGCCGCTCATTCTGCACAAGCTGAACACCATTATCGACCAGGAGAATTGCGATCAACAGTTGCGCAGCGTGGAGATCCTGAGTTCTCTGGTTCTACAAACCACCATGGGCTGTTACCTGCCGCAAAAGGTTGTTCAGTGCTTTGAGAAATGCCTCGGTAGGCTTAACTGCTGGACGCTGTATAGGATTGCACGCACTGCTAGTCGCTATGGTCACCACTATGTGGCTGCTCACATTTACACCAAGGTCTCCCAGATTGTGATCAGCGATCATATGCACTATTTCCTGGTGGCACTGTCGCAGATCTCGCAGGCGGAGTGCATTCTTAACTATGGCTTGGAATACGCCTACATGCGGGACAATTATGCACCAAAGGTGGCACCGGAACCTCTAATTCCGCTGATGAAGCGCTTGGAAATGGCTAGTAATCTCTATCAGCAAGCGCTGGCCAGCCTGCGAGCTGGCTCCTCGCCCCAGCATCCGTGCACCTTTCAGTTGGAGTATCTGAAGATAAGGGCGCAGTTTCTGCAGACCCTTCACCTGGCTGTGACCGTAAAGAATGCCCAGGTGATTGTGCCGCCACCGGCAATAGCTGGAAGTTTGGCCCAGAACTCGCGCGACTATCTGCAAAAGTTTGGTCATGTCACGAACCAGCTGCGCAAGCTGGTGAAGGCACTAAAGGCCTGCGAGGAGACTTACGCTAGGCTATACAAATCCTCTTTCGATGCGGATCACGTGACGCTGGAGTTTCTGGAGGTGGCTGAATTTCAGTGCGCTCTTTTCGCCCACATCATCGAGTCGATTTGCTACGCCACGCCTCCGGAACCGCCTGTATTTCTAACCACAGGCGATCACCCGGAGACGCGCTACTTTGCCGCAAGCTGCCAGCGCATGGAGCAGATGCAAAAAAACCTGCCACAGGAGCCGGCCAATGCCAAGACCATTAGTAACCGACATTTGGATGTCATCATTGCGCAGATCGAGATCATAACAAAGACACCGCTCTGCCTGCCGCGTTACTTCTTCCAGATTCTGCAGTCCACACAGATCAAGCTATCGGTGAGTCCGCAGCCAAGGAGCGCCACCGAACCCGTGAATGTCCAGTCGGGCAGTAATCTGGTTATCAAGGTCGAGGGTGTCCTGCAGCACTTTAGCAAGCAGAAGAAACACTTCCGTCGCGTGGAGTCCGTTCAATTAAGCCTCACCTCACAGCTAATCACGCCGCCACCGCGATCCTCGCAAGAGCTGCCCAAGCAGGGCGCCAACGATACTGTGACCCTCAATCAGATTGTAAAGCCCCAGCGCGATTTCCTCTCCGGCAGCTTCCTGTTGCCCATCTCCAATGGCGGGCACTTCCAGGTGACGCTGGAAACATTCGTGGTGGACGAGAATGGCATTACCTGGTGCACTGGCCCCAAATCCTCGATGGTGGTGCGGGTGCTGGAGGATCCTAGCAAGCAGGGCGCTCCAGCGCCGAGCACTTCCCAGGCAGTGGGACAGACGAGGAggttttaa
- the Naa60 gene encoding N(alpha)-acetyltransferase 60, isoform B produces MAQFTLYNKHSAPPSSESTRVDCEHVPLCSINDVQLRFLVPDDLTEVRQLCQEWFPIDYPLSWYEDITSSTRFFALAAVYNLAIIGLIVAEIKPYRNVNKEDKGILPDSMGRSADVGYILSLGVHRSHRRNGIGSLLLDALMNHLTTAERHSVKAIFLHTLTTNQPAIFFYEKRRFTLHSFLPYYYNIRGKGKDGFTYVNYINGGHPPWTLLDHIKHYASMVRHTSSLCAWLAGRVQQVVRWFYHKLLTRFNFIE; encoded by the exons ATGGCACAATTCACACT CTACAACAAACACAGTGCGCCGCCCAGTAGCGAGAGTACGCGTGTGGACTGCGAACACGTACCGCTGTGCTCGATTAACGATGTGCAGCTAAGGTTCCTGGTGCCCGACGATCTGACGGAG GTGCGACAGCTGTGCCAAGAATGGTTTCCAATCGACTATCCACTATCATGGTATGAGGATATTACCTCAAGCACGCGCTTCTTTGCGCTGGCAGCTGTATATAATCTGGCCATAATTGGTTTAATCGTTGCCGAAATCAAACCCTATCGAAATGTGAACAAGGAG GACAAGGGCATCCTGCCGGACTCGATGGGTCGTTCCGCCGATGTCGGTTATATACTGTCGCTGGGCGTCCATCGTTCGCATCGACGCAATGGCATCGGATCGCTGCTGTTGGACGCGCTAATGAACCACCTGACGACGGCCGAGCGGCATTCGGTGAAGGCGATCTTCCTGCACACGCTGACCACCAATCAACCTGCCATATTTTTCTACGAGAAGAGAAG ATTTACGCTTCACTCATTCCTGCCCTACTACTACAATATACGGGGCAAGGGCAAGGACGGATTCACCTATGTGAACTACATTAACGGCGGCCATCCACCCTGGACTTTATT AGATCACATCAAGCACTACGCGTCGATGGTGCGCCACACCAGCAGCCTTTGCGCCTGGCTGGCCGGACGAGTCCAGCAGGTGGTGCGGTGGTTCTACCACAAGCTGCTCACTCGCTTCAACTTTATCGAGTGA
- the Naa60 gene encoding N(alpha)-acetyltransferase 60, isoform A has product MAQFTLYNKHSAPPSSESTRVDCEHVPLCSINDVQLRFLVPDDLTEVRQLCQEWFPIDYPLSWYEDITSSTRFFALAAVYNLAIIGLIVAEIKPYRNVNKEVIANMSDSDELYTRLSGFPMQDKGILPDSMGRSADVGYILSLGVHRSHRRNGIGSLLLDALMNHLTTAERHSVKAIFLHTLTTNQPAIFFYEKRRFTLHSFLPYYYNIRGKGKDGFTYVNYINGGHPPWTLLDHIKHYASMVRHTSSLCAWLAGRVQQVVRWFYHKLLTRFNFIE; this is encoded by the exons ATGGCACAATTCACACT CTACAACAAACACAGTGCGCCGCCCAGTAGCGAGAGTACGCGTGTGGACTGCGAACACGTACCGCTGTGCTCGATTAACGATGTGCAGCTAAGGTTCCTGGTGCCCGACGATCTGACGGAG GTGCGACAGCTGTGCCAAGAATGGTTTCCAATCGACTATCCACTATCATGGTATGAGGATATTACCTCAAGCACGCGCTTCTTTGCGCTGGCAGCTGTATATAATCTGGCCATAATTGGTTTAATCGTTGCCGAAATCAAACCCTATCGAAATGTGAACAAGGAGGTAATAGCCAATATGAGTGATAGTGATGAGTTGTACACCAGGCTGAGCGGTTTTCCCATGCAGGACAAGGGCATCCTGCCGGACTCGATGGGTCGTTCCGCCGATGTCGGTTATATACTGTCGCTGGGCGTCCATCGTTCGCATCGACGCAATGGCATCGGATCGCTGCTGTTGGACGCGCTAATGAACCACCTGACGACGGCCGAGCGGCATTCGGTGAAGGCGATCTTCCTGCACACGCTGACCACCAATCAACCTGCCATATTTTTCTACGAGAAGAGAAG ATTTACGCTTCACTCATTCCTGCCCTACTACTACAATATACGGGGCAAGGGCAAGGACGGATTCACCTATGTGAACTACATTAACGGCGGCCATCCACCCTGGACTTTATT AGATCACATCAAGCACTACGCGTCGATGGTGCGCCACACCAGCAGCCTTTGCGCCTGGCTGGCCGGACGAGTCCAGCAGGTGGTGCGGTGGTTCTACCACAAGCTGCTCACTCGCTTCAACTTTATCGAGTGA
- the Naa60 gene encoding N(alpha)-acetyltransferase 60, isoform C, with protein MAQFTLYNKHSAPPSSESTRVDCEHVPLCSINDVQLRFLVPDDLTEVRQLCQEWFPIDYPLSWYEDITSSTRFFALAAVYNLAIIGLIVAEIKPYRNVNKEDKGILPDSMGRSADVGYILSLGVHRSHRRNGIGSLLLDALMNHLTTAERHSVKAIFLHTLTTNQPAIFFYEKRRFTLHSFLPYYYNIRGKGKDGFTYVNYINGGHPPWTLLYPFSKYLYALGCIAFLSMISLYFWLPS; from the exons ATGGCACAATTCACACT CTACAACAAACACAGTGCGCCGCCCAGTAGCGAGAGTACGCGTGTGGACTGCGAACACGTACCGCTGTGCTCGATTAACGATGTGCAGCTAAGGTTCCTGGTGCCCGACGATCTGACGGAG GTGCGACAGCTGTGCCAAGAATGGTTTCCAATCGACTATCCACTATCATGGTATGAGGATATTACCTCAAGCACGCGCTTCTTTGCGCTGGCAGCTGTATATAATCTGGCCATAATTGGTTTAATCGTTGCCGAAATCAAACCCTATCGAAATGTGAACAAGGAG GACAAGGGCATCCTGCCGGACTCGATGGGTCGTTCCGCCGATGTCGGTTATATACTGTCGCTGGGCGTCCATCGTTCGCATCGACGCAATGGCATCGGATCGCTGCTGTTGGACGCGCTAATGAACCACCTGACGACGGCCGAGCGGCATTCGGTGAAGGCGATCTTCCTGCACACGCTGACCACCAATCAACCTGCCATATTTTTCTACGAGAAGAGAAG ATTTACGCTTCACTCATTCCTGCCCTACTACTACAATATACGGGGCAAGGGCAAGGACGGATTCACCTATGTGAACTACATTAACGGCGGCCATCCACCCTGGACTTTATTATATcctttttcaaaatatctaTACGCCCTAGGCTGTATCGCTTTTCTCTCTATGATTTCGCTATACTTTTGGTTGCCCTCTTAA
- the ATPsynB gene encoding ATP synthase, subunit B produces the protein MFSRAALLTAQRPLTVAATRSAAAAAAPGGAIERRQRPEHPGKVRLGFLPEEWFQFFYNKTGVTGPYTFGVGLITYLCSKEIYVMEHEYYSGLSLGIMAIIAVKKLGPVIAKWADGEIDKIESEWKEGREAELKVLSDAIEAEKKEQWRADGALLLMEAKKENIALQLEAAFRERAMNVYSEVKRRLDYQVECRHVERRLSQKHMVNWITTNVLASISPQQEKETLNKCIADLSALALRVKSA, from the exons ATGTTCTCGAGAGCCGCTCTTCTAACAG CCCAGCGCCCCTTGACCGTGGCCGCCACCCGGTCGgcagccgctgctgccgctccTGGCGGAGCCATCGAGCGCCGCCAGCGCCCCGAGCATCCCGGCAAGGTCCGTCTGGGATTCCTGCCCGAGGAGTGGTTCCAGTTCTTCTACAACAAGACCGGTGTCACCGGACCCTACACCTTCGGCGTGGGTCTGATCACCTATCTCTGCTCCAAGGAGATCTACGTCATGGAGCACGAGTACTACAGCGGTCTGTCGCTCGGTATCATGGCCATCATTGCTGTCAAGAAGCTCGGCCCGGTCATCGCCAAGTGGGCTGATGGCGAGATCGAT AAAATCGAATCTGAGTGGAAGGAGGGACGCGAGGCTGAGCTGAAGGTCCTCTCCGACGCCATCGAGGCCGAGAAGAAGGAGCAGTGGCGCGCCGACGGTGCCCTGCTGCTGATGGAAGCCAAGAAGGAGAACATTGCATTGCAGCTGGAGGCCGCGTTCCGTGAGCGCGCCATGAATGTGTACTCGGAGGTGAAGCGTCGTCTCGACTACCAGGTGGAGTGCCGCCACGTCGAGCGTCGCCTTAGCCAGAAGCACATGGTCAACTGGATCACCACCAATGTGTTGGCCAGCATCTCTCCCCAGCAGGAGAAGGAGACTCTCAACAAGTGCATCGCCGATCTGAGCGCTCTGGCACTGCGCGTCAAGTCTGCCTAA